Within the Miscanthus floridulus cultivar M001 chromosome 2, ASM1932011v1, whole genome shotgun sequence genome, the region GACCACGGCGTCTGCGTCCGCAAGGGCTACATCTCCTCCGACGACGGCCGCTGGTTCATGGACGTCTTCCACGTCACCGACGCCGCGGGACGCAAGGTGGCCGACGCCGACGCCCTGCTGGCGCGGCTCGAGTCCTCGCTCTCCGCGGACGCATTGCCGCCCCGCACGCCGCCCTCCGCCGCCGTGGGAGCTGGGATGCCCACCCTGCTCGAGCTCGTCGGCGCCGACCGCCCGGGCCTCCTCTCCGAGGTCTTCGCCGTGCTGCACGACCTCCGCTGCGACATCGCCGACGCCAGGGTCTGGACGCACGGCGGCCGCGTCGCCGCGCTCGTGTTCGTGCGCGACGAGGAGACGGGCGCGCCCATCGACGACGCGGCGCGGGTCAGGCGCGTGGAGTCCAGGCTCAGGCACGTCCTCCGCGGCGGCGCGCTCGGCGCGAGGATGGTCCGGGCAGACGCCGCGGCCGTCAACATGGACCGGAGGCTCCACCAGCTTCTCAACGAGGACGGGGAGGCCGAGAGCCGCGCCGACCAGGCGGAGGCGACGGCGGTCGCCGTGCAGGATTGGGGGGAGAGGGGGTACTCGGTGGTCACCGTGAGCTGCCGTGACCGGCCCAAGTTGCTCTTCGACGTCGTCTGCACCTTGACGGACTTGGATTACGTGGTGTACCACGGCACGTTCGATACGGACGGCGATCACGCCCAGCAGGTGAGGCATCGAGGCGTTTCTTTCGCGATTGATTGATCCCCAAAGATTTTTTTTCGTCCCGGTGAAATAGGTCGGTGCTACCTTGATTTTTGTCGCGCTGATCTAGGGCCGCCATTACTGAGTTCCCAGCCATCTGGAGTTCTTGGAGTTGGAATTCCTGCCAGGAATCTCGATGTTTCCATAGTACTAACTGGCTGCGTTAGGCGCGTCGGACCTTTCTATCAAATTTTTTCTCTCACTTTTACCTTTTGGTTGCTTTGATTGTGATTCTTGTGTGTATGCTTGAAGTTAACCCGGCTTTTGTTCATGAAAATTTCCTTTTACTGAGTTTTCTGGGCTTGTCATTATAAAACGGAATGTTTAGTTTTTGTTAGTTTCATTTGCATTGCTATATTATTCTGCTTCAAAATTGTACCCCAGCATAGTCACGACTGCATAATTAATAGTAGTACTGAGCACTATGGCCCACTACCCtatattcagcttgttcggcaagaacagtgttttttagccagtttcgCAAACCGAACGGGCCTATATCTTGCAAAACTGATTGAATTGCTGCTGCCGTGCAGCAAATTGAATTCAGACACTATACCTATGCATACATATGCACGCCTGTTTACCACGGGTTGATTAACTGAAGCTAAGCtggcatctttttttttttttttttttgaacaagcTGACATCCTGTTGCTTGGGTGCAGGAGTTCTACATCAGGCGGTTGGACGGGCGGCCAATTAGCTCGGCGGCCGAGAGGCGGCGCGTGATCCAATGCTTGCAAGCGGCCATCGAGAGGCGCGCATCCGAGGTGCGTGACCGCTGAATATCTCCCTTCCTTTCCCTCCATGCCACGCCACCGCAGCAAAAGCACGCGACTCAAGCGCAACGTCTCTTTCGTTCTCTGCCCAACTTTCCACTTCACCGCCGTGTGTTCGGCCGAAATCCCAGCCGCACACCTCTGTCTATTCTCTAACACCAGACTGAGCGATCCTCTGTGACTGTGCGCAGGGCGTGAGGCTGGAGCTGCGCATCACCGACCGCCGCGGGCTGCTCGCCTACGTCACGCGCGTGTTCCGGGAGAACAGCCTCTCGGTCACGCACGCCGAGATCACCACCAGGGGCGACATGGCCATGAACGTGTTCCACGTCACCGACGTGGCCGGCCGGCCCGCGGACCCCAAGACCATCGACGAGGTGATCCAGAGGATCGGCACGGAGAGCCTCCGGGTGGACGAGGAACGGTGGCCGCGCCTGTGCTCGACGGCGGGCGACGCGGGCCGCGGCGGCGGTGCGGGGATCTTCTCGCTCGGGAGCCTTGTGAAGAAGAACCTGGCCAGCCTCGGCCTCATAAGATCCTGCTCATGAGGACGCgatcagggggggggggggggggggtggcacGTGCGTGCTCCATGGGATGGATCCTTGTGTAAATATGGGATGGTGCGTGGGTTAGTTTGTAAATGAGTAGGAGTTTTAATTTGCCGTTTCTAGGTTCTAGTTGCCACGTGTACATAGTAGCAAGTGGAGATGGAAGGTTTTAAAAGTTGCTGGTCGGCAACAGCTTGGAGCTTAAAGGACCTCTTTGGTGGGTCATGCCACGTATCTAACTTTTTACATAAAAATAGATGGATGGAagaaatataatataatataatatatccATGTCGAGTTCTAAGTACGTTGTTAGTACCCTATATGGTGGTAACTGAATATTTCTTGATGTCCGTCCTTAGCCCTTGTGGTATGGTGACATGACGAAAGCTCTGTTCCGAGATCTCGAGGTATTTTTAAATGAAACAGAGCCGACCAGTGAGAGATTACTATGTCATCTGTGTGTCGTGGTAATGCAATGAAAAAGAAAGCATATGGGTCAGTATCCTGGTTCGGAAGGAAATTACCCTGAATCTTAGACCCGTCAGAGTGAAACCGAGTACTTATTTCGCAAGGTCAAAAATGGATCTCATATTCTCATGTGGTTCACTCAACTCTCGAGGTGGTGCCATCTGGCCAAACAAGCGGAATCGGAACAATACTAAATTTTACCCGTTCACATCAAAAGGTCAAATCTGAGATCATACAACGGAATAATGGGCGGAGTATGACGGCTGATCTGACAAAATTCATTTGAACTTTCAGCAAACCAACATCCCTCGTCAAATGCCCTGCATATGAACGTCCACTGGCCCACACACAAATTCATCATTTCGAGTACAAGTTTCCTTGCGGACACACTATTTTTCAACCTATTTACCGACACCGTTTCGCTGTCAGCTGAAAACAAAACCATTTGACTTCCTACAGCTACATTGAAAATCGGTTCGGGTAGACCAATGATCCTGCAGTGACATATGTGCTCACGGCTGCCTCTGTGTCTGTCCCCTCGATACGAAACCAGGAAAAGATTCACGCATGCAGCAGCGGCGCGTAAGACACTGGCCGGCGCCTCGCTTTCACGGGAGCTGAGCTTTCGCCGACCTCCTCCTCTCGGCTGGCTGTCGAGGGTTTCCGGGACCTGGACTCCTCAGGGCTCAGGCTGTGGCTGCCTTGTGAGTTGTGACGACGGAAGGATCGACGCCGACGCTTACCGGGTCATGTGTCATGCATGCCGAACGAACGGAACTGAACCAAGCCTTGGCGGCAAGAAACGAGAAGAGCCCGCGTCTCCCAACCACTGCTGACCTACCGCCCAACTGCCGCGGATCGGACCAAGCCTGGTACGAGACGCCCGGCCGCGGATCGCCGCCATTGCTTTCGGGGCAGCTGCAGTTGCGGTGCGGTAGATCAACTCGGGGGAAAATGACCGCCCAACCTTTTTCCTAATTCCTATTCCCGCCATCTCGCCGCGGACTCCTCTCTCTTCTCCCGTTGGTGCGTGCGAGAGGGAGGGGGGGAGTGGGGAGAGATCAGGTGGGAAGTGTATGCTTGGGATGGGCCGTTGCGTTCGTTGCCGGTTTGAATCCGCGAAAACGACGGGTGGTTGGTTGTGGTGGAGTCCATGGGGATTGGGGAGCAAAACGTGCGGGAAACCATCCTGTGTGAGAATGGGTTCGGTGTACGACCGCCATCATCGCAATTAATCAACGCCGAGTTGACAGCAGGGCGAGAGGACCCTCTGGAGTGGTCCTTGGCAACCACTACAGCCAGTGCAACGAGCAGAGTTTTCCGAGTTGCGACGAAGTGGTTTTCAAAATTGAGATGATTCCTCTGACACAAAAGAGCTTTTATTTTGCaccatttttttttctctccagaTTGTGTGTTTGGAGATCTAATGAAGCAGTTTACCATGAACAGTTACCGATTTACTGGTAGCAAACCACTGATCAGGGTCACCTTCATTCGTGTGACGTGTCGCCGGTCTCAGTCTGCCCTGGAATTCCAGAGCCCTGCTGCTCCAGCCGAGCTGCGAGAGTTTGGTATCGGCTATCGACCTTGTTGCGTGCGTACGAAACCTACTTTCACACCTACCAAAACGGTCTCGTTTTGTAAGGACAACGATCTCGAGAGCGACAAGAAAGCTAAAGCTGGAAGCTCCTTGCCTGGCTCTAAGAGAACAGAATCACCGTGCCAACGACTTTCTGTGCCCTAAAACAGCAAACTTCATGGCAGAATGACAGAGGCGCAGAGGAATTGCTTCGCTCATCCTGCTGCTGAACTGCCAAGGGCAACAGGATTCCGGCAACGGATCCCACCGGATCTGCAGCCGATCGGGCGTCCGTGCCTGCATAACTGTAGATCTACGACGCACTAGAAGCTACGCCAGGAAAAAACTGGATAGCAATTGCTAGCCAATTCAAGTTCTGCATTTCAATGCTGCAACTTGCAAGACCTAAACCAAGTCACGAACGCTTCCGAAGTTTTACAGCACTTATGTTGCAGCTACCAAGCACCCTTCCAACTTGTAAAAGAATGTTTCTATGATACCCGCCCTGGACAGAGCAGGAGGTTACTGACCTGTACAAAAGAATCTATGGCTGTTTTGACAGTTTATGGGCGAGACGCACCATTTGATTCTGATGTGGTTCAAACGACAAATTACAACCGTTAACATGCATGCATCAACTAATCCTGAGGAGTTTAACCAGCTTACACAGGGTCACTGCTTCTAGGTATTATTCTTACTGGAAGACCAGCTGGCGCGGGATCTTGATGATCCATGACCAGGTGTCTATCATCTTCATCCTTCTGATGGACATCAGCAAAGTGCAGGCTCAGCCCTTCCTCAATGTCAGAGTCGACCATATATCTTGTCTTGGACAAAGCTTGAGGGCTCCTCCACACGCTGCTGCTTCTACCATTGCTCTGCTCTAGATCCTCCGTGCTTCCCTCTGATGTATCGCCACTGTGATTACTGGAATGAGGATGTGTCATGTATCGATTTCCAAATTCTGGAGGCTCAATGAAGCTGCCCTCGGGACCAGAAGGATATGCAGGGGCATGTGCCCACCAATTGCTGTTAGTGTTATCTTCTGTACCATGGTGCTTCACTGGAGTGTTCCGGAACAAAGCACTTGATGTGGATGCCCCCAGATGACTTTGAACCCTTTCGTACAACTCGTAATCCCACTCTCCGACTTCTTCAATTTCAGATGTTTCCCTTGCTGGTGGACTTGTGCTCACACCAGTCTCAGGGAATGCTGGATCAAATTGGGGGGCCTCAGCTCTATCCGAGCGTGGTGGATGACACATGTAATACCAGTCCAGGATATATGGATGAGTTCTTTGGTCTGTGTCCAGCAATCCCAAGGGGTTCAAGTTATAAACAGGAGGCAAAGTGGCCTCAGCATGGCCATGAATATCGCTATTGAGTTGTTGGAAGGTATCATCCCTTTGACCTCTAGTGCCTGCCACAAAGCCTGAAGCTTCCATTGCTTGATATTGTGCAAGAGCTTGTTGACGTATTTGCTTTTCTTTGAACTTTTGGAGGTTAGATAAGAATTGTTTGCCATCAGCATTTGGCTCCCATGATGGATAGACACTCTGAAAACTGAAAACAATCATGTAAGACGGTTAGTCTTCATATTGCTGCTCCTGGTTTTGCAATGACAAGAAAATCTGATTGAACTTTGAAAATCTAAGGACAGGTAACCTATTCTGATCTTGACCTCccaaagaagagggggagaaAATTGCAAAAGTGTAGTACAGGCCTCTATGGAAGCAGCCAAACCCAGGCATGTGATCGAAGAGTACAATATGCAGAGTTGACTTAATAGAATGGTGCTCGCTAAAGCTGTTGATCAGTGCTTGTATAAGACTACTTTTTTTCCCCTCGAACTACTTGTATAAGACTACTGAACTACGTCTATAGCACACAGAGCAGACCAAGCAGAATGATTCTTGCCTGGAATATCTTCAGATCAGTGCTAAAAGATTGTCAGTGCCTATATTCTGCTACACCTATAGTGTCAACAGGGCAGTAACGGCAAAAGGTGTGACAGTAAAAAGGGTGCTCTTGTCCAAACTTAGGATAAAAGCAAGCCTTCATATACTAGTACCTTCAAGCGATTAAAGTTAGAAATACTGGATGTTTTCATTTGCCTAGGCAACATCATTTTCCACCAAATCCCACTATTAAGGCCTGGGAAGAGGGGGTAGGGGGATGTTCTAAGAATTTTCCAGATCAGTTCACACTTGTACAAAATTCAAAGGATTTACTTCCTGAAACCCCCGTTTCCAAACAGGGACTTAATGTTGATAGGTGCCATTTTAGATAGTACACATTTTACAGGAGCAAACTATCTAAGTAATCTAAGGCACTCAAATGGTACATAAATTTGCAAGCATCGCATTCAACGACACTACAGTAGAAGTACACCTGTTGGGTTGCTGCCCCAGCTAGCTTCCCGGACCAGACAGCACCATCCAGCCCCAGGTGCTCACAAAATCGGACGCCTGGGGGTGCTGCCTAGCCTAGGCAAGCTGGCCACACAACTTCAGAGCAAACAACTATTGAAGTACTACAATTCATCTAATCAATCCTTGACAGCACTTACAATGCACTTGTGATAAACCACACTACATGCCTAGTAAAAAAGTAAAAGAAATATTTGAAATTGCATGTACCTTAAGAACGATTTCTCCATCTTCCCTTGGGAGCTCCTGAGACCTTTAAGAGCATTGAACGGTGACCCATAGTTTCTATTTCCATGTCTTTTGAAGTCAAACAAGCTCAGACTATTGTAAACATAGAGAAATAAATGTGTTAAGTATTGCAAAGGCCAAGCAAAAATAAGCACTAAGAAAATAACAGAAACAGAAGCAAAGACCTGCATACATCTCCCACTCCGTCTACATAAATTGTGAAGTCTGAGATGAAGCGCAGAATGTCATCAACTCGCTGTGGATAATGAGAATTCAGAACTGTCAATAAACTTGGATGACATAAAAATCAATGTTGAGTTAGTTCAGAATATTACCTTTGGTACCTCAAAAATAAGCAAGTAAGGAGTGATGAAAATGGAGGCCATCTCTTCAAGTAGCATAATTATAGTATACTGCACACACAGATTGTCAAGTCAATTCTTATTGCCATATAATTGAAGCAGCAAACCACAAAGCTGATTGCCTTATACCCCATCATAAAATGTATAAGTAGAACCAAGATCTTAAAGCAACTATGCAATAAGGAGAGGGGAATGTTAGGAACTAGCCATGGTTGGGACAGTCATATGGGCCATGGGCCTCGAGCCCAGTCCAGACATTGGATGGGAGATTACATATGCCAAGGGTCAGCAGCGAGAAGGGCATCAAGCATTACAGAACCAATTAACCAACAGGTTATCTCCTTTCCTAGAACTCTCCCCCCCTCTTACtgttcctcttcttcctctcgaTACCCTaagattctactacttcctcctcTGATTTCCTCCTATTCTCTGCAATCCAGTACCAGGTTGCTAACAGGGGTCAATGAATACAAAGAAATGGATGGATTGGAAGTTTAGAACACTCATTTTAAAGCTAGATGGTATGGCTTGCACGTGAGGATCTTTTAATACCTTGGCCAGTTGGTAACAATTCTGAGCCAGCTAAGCTATCTTAAATGAACTGTAACTAGAGGTCAATTAGTTACCTGAAATAATGTCTCAAATTCTCTCCGGACAAGTTCGCTGTTCTCTTTACCACGCCACCGCTTTGGCATGTAATGTGTTTGGTGAACAGCGAGGCACATGGCCCCTTCTGGGTCAATAACTTGAAGCTCATCGGCCACTACTTTTCGACTTATAGCTGCTATTGTTCCAAAAACAATAGTATACCAGAGAAGATTTCTTCCAAAAATCTACAGACATAACATATAAGATTCTACAAAGTGAATAAGATACATGCACTACAAAAATACAAAAGAAAATGCTAATATCCCCATACAAGTCACATCAAGTTGCAAAGATCCCTAGAAGTTATTTCAAGTTGCAAATATGCTATAAAATAGTTGCATTTACCACCCCCACAGATCTAATCCATATGCATAAAATAGTTGTGACCTCACGTGTTTGGCACTTGTTGCCAGCATGAAAAGATTGGGGGGTGATGATGATTAAAACTATGTACTCAAGTCCACTGAATCAAATGTGGTAACCTAATATGTCGTCAAACCCTCCCACACCACCCTCTCCTTCCTATGGTGACCAACTATATATGGAACACTCTGAGCTCACATCAAGGCAAATATGTGGATCCCATAAAGTAAGACTTCATTGGGACTATACTTGTAGGATAAACACAGCTATTCTACCAAGGAGGTATTTGCATCTTGAAGTGACTTATAGCAGGTATTTGCAATTTAGACAAAGAAACAATACAAAAAGTAGGGCTTACATGTCCTTCAAGAATAGATTCACCCACAAATCCAATGATAATTAGAGCACCAGCCAAGCCACCAgaaacaaaagatacaaatttagcTATGATGGAAATCAGTGGGGTTGGAAATTGCTTCAAGTAATTTAAAGAATGAACAACACCGTTGTTCATTCTGTGTCTGAAGAAGTGATCAACCTGCAATGTTTGTAATCACTTTTAGATCAGTAAAACAATACTCGCAGATACTGACTATGAGATTGATTAGCCACAAAAATTAAGAAAGGGAAAGCTGGAGAGCCCAAAGATTCATTTAGATATCAGCTGCAATACAAGAAAAACTAATGATGAGTCTGAGTAGAAGCTACCTCATTATACTCCCTAAAGATCCACCTCGATAAGTTTGACCATCGTCTAGATGATGCTGTACTGGGGTGATTATAAATTTCTTCAGCGTGCCTTAGAATGACGTAAACCAATGGAAATATCACAAGGCAGGGTGATAGGATAAGCATTGCAATGCCAACAAATATAAGTCGCTTTTTCAACACATCTGGGCTTGTCAAAAACTCTTTCCTTACACAAAATTTACTGAAAAAAGAGAATAAATGTTTAGTAAAAGAATTCAATGAAGAGGAAGCAAACTCTAGTGAAATAAAACAAATTATTAGTAAACACAATGATTTGAACCATCCCGAAGCAATGTATGAGTGCTTGGTAGAAAGCCATCTGGTATGCGCATTGGAAGTTGGGGAGTCTAGATTCTAGCCTGTACATGATATGTTGGATGAGCTTCTGATGGACGTGAGGACTAGGATTCATCATAAATGATCCGTTCTATATGGATAGGTTATTTAAGCTAACAAAGTAAATGACACAATACATCTGGTCACCTAGAAAATGCTAGTACAGATTGTTTTAGAACTTAGAAACTGCTATGCCAGTATACACACTATGTTCATGTTATGACGGAGTTCTGATATATACAAAGTGCCTCCAGTATTAACTAAAATAATAAAAATTGGTATTGACAGTTGGCTGATTTATTTCAGACTTCTAAAGTTCCGATGCAGCTATGTGCTGAAGCAGCAGCTTTAACAGCTTATGCCTTCTTAATGCCTAGTTGCTCCCCTTTTCCTTCCATAAATGGCCTAGTTGCTCTGGGCTAAGCTAATATCCAAAGAAAGAGTGCCATGTAAAAACAAGCACATAGCTTGGTCATGTAGAGTCTAAAGCATTTTAGCCAACAATATTTTACAAAAATTAAGAAAGAAATAAGATCCAATGGAAGCAGTCACAGACTTCCTTACCTATCAAACATACTTTGAAAGATGCACCAATTTAAGGTCCATTCGAGGGCCTTTGGAAGTATCAGATAGTTTCTCCTTCCATGCTCATGTGATCCAACAGTCAGGCCAGCCCCAGGCACACAAGAATGAATTGGAAATGAAAGAATGCCTTTATTGACCATCCCTATCAAATAATTTTCTTTCCTCATGATTCTCATGATAATATCATGCTCTGAGAGATCCCTAACAACACAAAGTTTTTGAGATTTCTGGAGCAGGACAACCTTCTCAATTATTTTGGGCCATGATATAGTCTGAATCTCAAGATCATTCACCTTAAGTCTGCACGAAGGTAAACAGGATAAGGGCAAAATCATTGCTATGAGCTAAAAAGGGAAAAAAAAGCACATAAGCAGAAAAGTTACCTGTCATAGTAGAACTGACGAACATTGAGTGTACTTCTTAACTGTACAAAGAACTTGAGGAAGTTGGTAAGTCCATAAGCTGTCATTATGACCATTGATCCAACAATTATCATTTTGGGCAACGTGAAGGGAACTAATGGGTCATGCTTAATGACCTTCATCAGATCACATGGTTTCTCCCCAGATTCAAGTGCCTCCACTCCGCATTTCAAATGAATAAGATTATCCCAATCAACAAATAAGAAAAAGAACCCGATACAGCATACCATAAAAAGTACATTAAGGACCTCTATTATCCATTTGGTAATGATACACCTGAGCCCTTTTGCACAGAAATATTcgtaaagcctttcaaagaaaaTGTCCAAATCAGGGATATGTTCTTCCTTGACACCTTCGCCATGGAGAAGTCCAGATGGGCTCTCACTTCCAGAACTTGGCAACCTCCGGTAGTCGGACAACTCTATTTCAGGTGGAATATCAACAAGCAGCTGCGCTGATAACGGCGATTGGATTCTCCATGGCCAGTTAAGTCTTGTTTGTGCATGAGTGTCCTTCGAAAGGAAGGACATCATTCATGAAAAGAGAAGGCAGGGCCAGTAGATAGGTCCCTTGCCATGCCAGACACACACACCTATATGGAAAAACAAATATTCACATTTTGCATACCACCATATACTCGATTGAAGTAGCAGCACAATGAAACCAGAGTTCCTCCAAAACTCACAAATTAAGACAAAGTCGGTCAATTAAATAAAAGTGATGTAAAATGGAAAATAATTACTATTTAGAGCAGAAGCAAATCCAAAATTAAGTCCTGGGCAAGCTTAAACAAGTACATTTGGAAGGCATCAAAGTGAAATCAAACATATGAGTAGCTATCATTCCTGAACAAACAGAAATTCTGCTATGCCAAGAACTAAATTTCTACCAGCTTACCACATCTAGCACCAAGCAGCAATAGTTGCAGGTTTGCAGCCGAAGCTGAACTACCCTCAAGTTCTTTGCATCAATGGATTAATCAATCAACTCCTCACTGAGACCAAAATGGCCAAAACGTAATTGTATAACACCTGCTCCCTTCACATATCAAGGGCGTGCTTCAGCAAAAGCAGCTCGATGCCCTACACGGCTAGACCCCCACGCTTCAGCAGCTAACCAATAGGTTGAGCTAACTATCAGCAAAATCCGTACTCTCTACCTACACCACCAACGTCTAAACCATCCCCACAACGCATGACCGGTTCAACTACCAAGGTTGTCAGCTAATTGACGCCAAAACGCCGGAATCAAATCGAACTCGACCCGTCAATCTATCTATCCACACAATCGCCAGAAAATAAAATCCACGCGAAGAGGAGAAAGGCGCTTACACCGACCTGAGGAGCGCCGGCGATCGGCGGTGCGCAagcgcgaggggggggggggggggggggggggggggggggggcgggggcggggtggCGGGGGGTGGCGGGGGCGGTTGTGGGCAGGGGGGAGAAGCGCGGAGCGGCGAGGGCTGGAGGCTTCGCGTGAGGAGGTGACTTGCGGTGGACTGCAGCGCCGCCGGAGTTGGGATGGGGTGCGGGCTGGGGAAATTGCGCGAGGGGGCGAAAGCAAACGAGGAGACGACAGGGAAGGCAAGGGGGCAGCAGGGAAGAGAGGGCGTGCGTTTCAGGAGACGTGACGGGATCGAGGAGGGGAATAGTTTTGTTCGTTCCGTTTATCCGCGGGTTTCTTCGTGTGTTGCGTTGCGTTAATCGCCAAGGAATTGGGAATCGCAATGGCTTGCGCGTGGGACCGGCCGATGATTAGTTTATTCATTATAACTGTTGAGCACTGCCATTTGGGGGTAGAGCTTATcaccttcttttttttttttcgttCGGCTTACCCCTGTCTGATTTGTTTGGCTTTTTTTTTCCAgcttgaacaatatttttctctcataacattttagctagaacagtatttttcagtcaatgTCAATTAAGATTTAGCAAGCTGAACATGGCCTTTTTCAGGAAAGAAACAGCGAGCCGGTACGGACTGCCCGTCAACCTACACGTAAAGACTCGTTCAtcgtttgggtagcgctacagataAATAGTTCAATATttattttttgtcttctccaacaacaagactcaaaagacaaccatttctacaaataagtcttcagaagagaggatactcagatttgagTTATGTATTTCCTAGCATCTAAAATGGGTCTTCCAGTGGCCCCGTTcgacttgctgaatcttggctgaaaaatattattctagctgaattgttgtgagagaaaaatattgtttcgactgaaaaaactagctgaatatggagtaagccgaacgggaccatAAGTTTGGATTCCACGATGGATCTCGTGTGTTGAAGACAGCCTAACAGAGTTCTAAGGTCTCCGAGACCCAATTCTTCTTCGCATCAGACGGTGCAAGGAATGATTTCGTTGTTTTCTTTGTGATTTTTTAGCTGGTCCATTGCTGTATATACGTATGTATACGCATGGGCGTGGCAATAGCGCTGCTTCCGGGCCAGCCACGCTTCCACACCCACACCTATGCGCTGCTCGGCTGCCGTACGCCTTCGCATGTGCCGTCGTGCGCTGCTTCTGGGTTTGAGGCTTTGAGCAGAGAGCAGTCAGCGTCGTCTCTCCTCCAAGAGCGGATCGAGCCGGGCAGCCGGTGGCACCACGCACCAGCCATGCACGCACGCGTTACGCGACAGCAACTCTGACGCTGAGATGGATCAGTGACTGC harbors:
- the LOC136540276 gene encoding ACT domain-containing protein ACR8-like, yielding MERYHPSEVYELFVRHMNTPRVVVDNGVCATATLVQVHSARKHGVLLEAVAALSDHGVCVRKGYISSDDGRWFMDVFHVTDAAGRKVADADALLARLESSLSADALPPRTPPSAAVGAGMPTLLELVGADRPGLLSEVFAVLHDLRCDIADARVWTHGGRVAALVFVRDEETGAPIDDAARVRRVESRLRHVLRGGALGARMVRADAAAVNMDRRLHQLLNEDGEAESRADQAEATAVAVQDWGERGYSVVTVSCRDRPKLLFDVVCTLTDLDYVVYHGTFDTDGDHAQQEFYIRRLDGRPISSAAERRRVIQCLQAAIERRASEGVRLELRITDRRGLLAYVTRVFRENSLSVTHAEITTRGDMAMNVFHVTDVAGRPADPKTIDEVIQRIGTESLRVDEERWPRLCSTAGDAGRGGGAGIFSLGSLVKKNLASLGLIRSCS
- the LOC136534569 gene encoding autophagy-related protein 9-like translates to MMSFLSKDTHAQTRLNWPWRIQSPLSAQLLVDIPPEIELSDYRRLPSSGSESPSGLLHGEGVKEEHIPDLDIFFERLYEYFCAKGLRCIITKWIIEVLNVLFMVCCIGFFFLFVDWDNLIHLKCGVEALESGEKPCDLMKVIKHDPLVPFTLPKMIIVGSMVIMTAYGLTNFLKFFVQLRSTLNVRQFYYDRLKVNDLEIQTISWPKIIEKVVLLQKSQKLCVVRDLSEHDIIMRIMRKENYLIGMVNKGILSFPIHSCVPGAGLTVGSHEHGRRNYLILPKALEWTLNWCIFQSMFDSKFCVRKEFLTSPDVLKKRLIFVGIAMLILSPCLVIFPLVYVILRHAEEIYNHPSTASSRRWSNLSRWIFREYNEVDHFFRHRMNNGVVHSLNYLKQFPTPLISIIAKFVSFVSGGLAGALIIIGFVGESILEGHIFGRNLLWYTIVFGTIAAISRKVVADELQVIDPEGAMCLAVHQTHYMPKRWRGKENSELVRREFETLFQYTIIMLLEEMASIFITPYLLIFEVPKRVDDILRFISDFTIYVDGVGDVCSLSLFDFKRHGNRNYGSPFNALKGLRSSQGKMEKSFLSFQSVYPSWEPNADGKQFLSNLQKFKEKQIRQQALAQYQAMEASGFVAGTRGQRDDTFQQLNSDIHGHAEATLPPVYNLNPLGLLDTDQRTHPYILDWYYMCHPPRSDRAEAPQFDPAFPETGVSTSPPARETSEIEEVGEWDYELYERVQSHLGASTSSALFRNTPVKHHGTEDNTNSNWWAHAPAYPSGPEGSFIEPPEFGNRYMTHPHSSNHSGDTSEGSTEDLEQSNGRSSSVWRSPQALSKTRYMVDSDIEEGLSLHFADVHQKDEDDRHLVMDHQDPAPAGLPVRIIPRSSDPV